The following proteins are encoded in a genomic region of Rattus rattus isolate New Zealand chromosome 2, Rrattus_CSIRO_v1, whole genome shotgun sequence:
- the Cited2 gene encoding cbp/p300-interacting transactivator 2: MADHMMAMNHGRFPDGTNGLHHHPAHRMGMGQFPSPHHHQQQQPQHAFNALMGEHIHYGAGNMNATSGIRHAMGPGTVNGGHPPSALAPAARFNNSQFMGPPVASQGGSLPASMQLQKLNNQYFNHHPYPHNHYMPDLHPAAGHQMNGTNQHFRDCNPKHSGGSSTPGGAGGSGTPGGSGGTSGGAGGSSAGGSGGGSTMPASVAHVPAAMLPPNVIDTDFIDEEVLMSLVIEMGLDRIKELPELWLGQNEFDFMTDFVCKQQPSRVSC, from the coding sequence ATGGCAGACCATATGATGGCCATGAACCACGGGCGCTTCCCCGACGGCACCAACGGGCTGCACCACCACCCTGCCCACCGCATGGGCATGGGGCAGTTCCCGAGCCCGcatcaccaccagcagcagcagccccagcaCGCCTTCAACGCCCTCATGGGCGAGCACATACACTACGGCGCGGGCAACATGAATGCCACGAGCGGCATCAGGCACGCCATGGGGCCGGGGACTGTGAACGGGGGGCACCCCCCGAGCGCTCTGGCCCCGGCCGCCAGGTTTAACAACTCCCAGTTCATGGGTCCCCCGGTGGCCAGCCAGGGAGGCTCCCTGCCGGCCAGCATGCAGCTGCAGAAGCTCAACAACCAGTATTTCAACCATCACCCCTACCCCCACAACCACTACATGCCGGATTTGCACCCCGCTGCAGGCCACCAGATGAACGGGACAAACCAGCACTTCCGAGATTGCAACCCCAAGCACAGTGGAGGCAGCAGCACCCCTGGCGGCGCGGGTGGCAGCGGCACCCCCGGCGGCTCCGGCGGCACCTCGGGCGGCGCGGGTGGCAGCAGCGCGGGCGGCAGTGGCGGTGGCAGCACCATGCCCGCCTCGGTGGCTCACGTCCCCGCGGCAATGCTGCCGCCCAATGTCATAGACACTGATTTCATCGACGAGGAAGTGCTTATGTCCTTAGTGATAGAGATGGGTTTGGACCGCATCAAGGAGCTGCCAGAACTCTGGCTGGGCCAAAATGAGTTTGATTTTATGACGGACTTCGTGTGCAAACAGCAGCCCAGCAGAGTCAGCTGTTGA